In Nostoc edaphicum CCNP1411, the sequence GGAGAATCTAAACCCTTGACAACTGATGCAGAACAACCAGGGGTGCAGTTGTTGCGGCGGTTGCGCGATGAAGCGCATCGATTTGCAGTAAGTTTCCATCGTCAGCAACGTAGTGATAAATTGAAGCGATCGCGTTTAGATGAAATTCCTGGCTTAGGACATCATCGACAAAAGCTGCTACTAGGGCATTTCCGCTCAGTTGACTACATTCGGCAAGCGACAACCACGCAACTCGCGGAAGTAGCAGGAATTGGGCCGCGTTTGGCTCAAGAAATTTACGATTATTTTCATCCTGCTTGAAGTGACATCACAAATTTCCCGGACTTACTTATGAATAAAAATTGGGTTTTGGCAGTTCATCATTTAACGCCCAATTTCCGATCTCTTGAATTTTGTAATCTACCGGATCGTGGAGAGTGAACGTGCGGAGATTACGCCAATAGCGATCAAAGCCGTACTTTGCCGTAGTAGCGCGTGCGCCCATAACTTCAAAAATGCGGTTGGTAATGTCTAAACCGACTCTAGTCGCTGCAACTTTGGCAGTAGCGACGCAAAGCGCACATTCCCCACGTTGTTCGGCGGTGAGTGACCATTCTTTTTCCCAAGCCGCTTGTAGTAATTCTCCAGCTTGCTCAGTCAAGCTCTTAGCTGCTTGGAGTTCAACCCATATTTTGCCATAGTGCTGGAGGATGTGAGGATCTTGGGTTGCACTCTCTACACCCGATGTCAGCCAAGGTTTTGTATTAGTGGAAGTATATGTTTTAGCAGCTTCAAATGCTCCTTGAGCAATTCCCAGGTAAATATTAGCAAGATTCAATTGAGTTAAACAGGCACGAATAGTAATGAAGGGTTGACTGGGTTTGTCTCTACTACCAAGAATTTCGTCAGGGTACACCAACACATTCTCAAAAGTAACACTACCACTATCTGTTTGACGTTGCCCGATATTATCCCAATCATGATGAACAGTAACGCCTTGCCGTTGGGTAGGAATTACCAAAATATTCAATTCATCAGTTTCCTGATGAATGGCAGTGATGGGCAATATATCCGAGTCTTGAGAGCCAGAGCAAAAGCTTTTAATCCCATTCAGACGGAAATAATCATTTTCCGG encodes:
- a CDS encoding acyl-CoA dehydrogenase family protein — encoded protein: MQLIETKESQNYLDIAKSLAEEFAQTAVERDVKGGTPKHERDRLRQSNLLKLIVPTEYGGLGQSWITVLQITREFAKVDSSIAHVFSYHHLGVVIPHIFGSAEQKQRYYSETIHNNWFWCNALNPLDKRATLTPENDYFRLNGIKSFCSGSQDSDILPITAIHQETDELNILVIPTQRQGVTVHHDWDNIGQRQTDSGSVTFENVLVYPDEILGSRDKPSQPFITIRACLTQLNLANIYLGIAQGAFEAAKTYTSTNTKPWLTSGVESATQDPHILQHYGKIWVELQAAKSLTEQAGELLQAAWEKEWSLTAEQRGECALCVATAKVAATRVGLDITNRIFEVMGARATTAKYGFDRYWRNLRTFTLHDPVDYKIQEIGNWALNDELPKPNFYS